From one Citrobacter sp. Marseille-Q6884 genomic stretch:
- a CDS encoding YebO family protein: MNEVLNSGALSFVPFVVSVVVLVLGLVLWFFINRASSRTNEQIELLEALLDQQKRQNALLRRLCEANEPEKAAEPAAQNQDSDDDIIRLVAER, from the coding sequence ATGAACGAAGTTTTGAACTCTGGCGCGTTAAGTTTTGTGCCTTTTGTTGTATCGGTGGTGGTTCTGGTTCTCGGGCTTGTGTTGTGGTTCTTCATCAATCGGGCAAGTTCGCGTACCAACGAGCAGATAGAACTGCTTGAAGCGTTGTTAGATCAGCAAAAACGACAGAATGCATTGCTGCGTCGTCTTTGTGAAGCTAACGAACCAGAAAAAGCAGCGGAGCCTGCAGCGCAAAACCAGGACAGCGATGATGATATCATTCGTCTGGTAGCGGAACGGTAG
- a CDS encoding DUF2627 domain-containing protein: MCGIFSKEVLSKHVDVEYRFSAEPYISASSSNVSVLSMLCLRAKKIL; encoded by the coding sequence ATGTGTGGCATTTTCAGTAAAGAAGTCCTGAGTAAACACGTTGACGTTGAATACCGCTTCTCTGCCGAACCTTATATTAGTGCCTCAAGCAGTAATGTCTCAGTTTTATCTATGTTATGCCTGCGGGCGAAGAAAATACTCTAA
- the cspE gene encoding transcription antiterminator/RNA stability regulator CspE: protein MAKIKGQVKWFNESKGFGFITPADGSKDVFVHFSAIQGNGFKTLAEGQNVEFEIQDGQKGPAAVNVTAI, encoded by the coding sequence ATGGCAAAGATTAAAGGTCAAGTTAAGTGGTTCAACGAGTCTAAAGGTTTTGGTTTCATTACTCCGGCTGATGGCAGCAAAGACGTGTTCGTACACTTCTCCGCTATCCAGGGTAACGGCTTCAAAACTCTGGCTGAAGGCCAGAACGTTGAGTTCGAAATTCAGGACGGCCAGAAAGGTCCGGCTGCTGTTAACGTAACAGCTATCTGA
- the ftsI gene encoding peptidoglycan glycosyltransferase FtsI, with the protein MKKKNDGDARNFTPVRFALLCVAILLSLGLLLGRVAWLQIVTPTNLVKQEDMRSLREVTTASPRGMITDREGRPLAVSVPVNAVWADPKVITSKGGVGYDARWQALAKNLHLSLSALAQRVNSNPAGRFIYLARQISPQQAEWVDDLNLPGINLREESRRFYPAGHVAANLIGFTNIDGQGIEGIEKSFNSQLMGKPGSRLVRKDKFGHVIENITEVLPVPAHELQLSIDERLQTVTEDALDNAVTWNKAESGAAVLVSIATGEILSMASFPDFNPNNRDGAVLDDFRNRAISDTFEPGSTVKPLVIMTALQQGIVQPDSVIDTHPFNVDGHRIRDVGFYPELSLTGILQKSSDTGVSHLSLAMPVQRLLDTYKNFGFGDPTGLGLTGESSGLMPQRRYWSDLDRATFAFGYGLMVTPLQLAHVYATIGSFGIYRPLSITRIDPPVIGTRVMPETLVHQVEHMMESVALPGGGGTKAAVRDYRVAVKTGTAKKIGDDGKYVDKYVAYTAGVAPASDPKFALVVVINNPQNGAYYGGAVSAPVFSQIMGDVLRLENVKPDAMPANSDHLLVMHGNHELSPSL; encoded by the coding sequence GTGAAAAAGAAAAACGACGGCGATGCTCGCAATTTTACACCCGTACGTTTTGCCCTGCTTTGTGTGGCAATATTATTAAGTCTGGGATTGCTACTCGGCCGGGTTGCGTGGCTACAAATTGTTACGCCGACGAATCTGGTCAAGCAAGAGGACATGCGTTCTCTCCGCGAGGTAACAACGGCCTCGCCACGCGGAATGATCACCGACCGGGAAGGGCGGCCGCTGGCGGTAAGCGTACCGGTCAACGCCGTCTGGGCCGATCCGAAAGTCATCACAAGCAAAGGCGGCGTGGGCTATGACGCGCGCTGGCAGGCGCTGGCGAAGAACCTGCACCTGTCGCTTAGCGCACTGGCGCAACGCGTTAACAGTAACCCTGCCGGACGCTTTATCTATCTGGCGCGACAAATTTCACCTCAGCAGGCTGAATGGGTTGATGATCTCAATCTGCCGGGCATTAATCTGCGCGAAGAGTCCCGTCGCTTCTATCCTGCCGGTCATGTCGCCGCCAATCTGATTGGCTTTACGAACATTGATGGTCAGGGCATTGAAGGTATTGAGAAAAGCTTCAATTCGCAGTTGATGGGAAAACCCGGCTCCCGCCTGGTGCGTAAAGATAAATTTGGGCATGTGATCGAAAACATCACGGAAGTGTTGCCAGTGCCTGCGCATGAACTGCAGCTGAGTATTGATGAGCGTTTGCAGACGGTCACGGAAGATGCGCTGGATAATGCCGTGACGTGGAATAAAGCCGAATCCGGGGCCGCCGTGCTGGTCAGTATCGCAACCGGTGAAATTCTGTCGATGGCCAGTTTCCCCGACTTCAATCCCAACAACCGTGATGGCGCAGTGCTGGATGATTTTCGCAACCGCGCGATCAGTGACACCTTTGAACCGGGCTCTACCGTCAAACCGTTGGTGATCATGACCGCACTTCAACAGGGTATTGTGCAGCCTGATAGCGTGATTGATACTCATCCCTTTAATGTAGACGGGCACCGGATTCGTGACGTCGGCTTTTACCCTGAGCTCTCGCTGACCGGTATTTTGCAAAAATCGAGCGATACCGGGGTGTCTCATCTCTCGCTGGCGATGCCTGTGCAACGCCTGCTGGATACGTACAAAAACTTTGGTTTTGGTGATCCAACGGGTCTCGGCTTAACCGGCGAAAGCAGCGGTTTAATGCCCCAGCGACGTTACTGGAGCGATCTGGATCGCGCGACCTTCGCGTTTGGCTACGGATTGATGGTGACGCCGCTACAGTTGGCGCATGTCTACGCCACGATAGGCAGCTTTGGTATCTATCGGCCGCTTTCAATTACACGTATTGACCCGCCCGTGATTGGGACGCGTGTGATGCCGGAGACACTGGTGCATCAGGTTGAACATATGATGGAAAGCGTCGCGTTGCCAGGCGGTGGGGGAACAAAAGCGGCAGTACGAGATTATCGCGTCGCTGTTAAAACCGGGACAGCGAAGAAAATTGGCGATGACGGTAAATATGTCGATAAATACGTGGCGTACACCGCAGGCGTTGCTCCGGCGAGCGACCCCAAATTCGCGCTGGTGGTGGTAATCAACAATCCGCAAAACGGGGCGTATTACGGTGGTGCGGTTTCAGCGCCTGTCTTTAGCCAGATCATGGGGGATGTTTTGCGTCTGGAAAACGTGAAACCGGATGCGATGCCTGCCAACTCGGATCATTTGCTGGTTATGCACGGCAATCACGAACTTTCTCCGTCGCTGTAA
- the rlmA gene encoding 23S rRNA (guanine(745)-N(1))-methyltransferase: protein MSFSCPLCHQPLTQAKNSFVCPGRHQFDVAKEGYVNLLPVQHKRSRDPGDSAEMMQARRAFLDAGHYQPLRDAIVNVLKEALSSDDATILDIGCGEGYYTHAFADVPGARATFGLDVAKVAIKAAARRYPQVTFCVASSHRLPFADASMDAIIRIYAPCKAQELARVVKPGGWVITATPGPRHLMELKGLIYDDVRLHAPHAEQLDGFELKQSIALGYQMQLNGSEAVALLQMTPFAWRAKPEVWEALAGEKTFNCQTDFSIHIWQRIN, encoded by the coding sequence ATGTCGTTTTCCTGTCCTCTTTGCCACCAGCCCCTCACTCAAGCGAAAAACAGTTTTGTCTGCCCTGGGCGGCATCAGTTTGATGTGGCGAAAGAAGGGTATGTCAACTTACTTCCTGTTCAGCATAAGCGCTCGCGCGACCCAGGTGACAGTGCTGAAATGATGCAGGCGCGTCGGGCATTTCTTGATGCCGGACATTATCAGCCGCTGCGTGATGCCATCGTGAATGTGCTGAAAGAAGCACTGAGTTCAGACGACGCGACGATTCTGGATATCGGCTGTGGTGAGGGGTATTACACTCATGCATTTGCCGATGTGCCGGGGGCTCGCGCAACGTTTGGCCTTGATGTCGCGAAAGTGGCGATTAAGGCCGCAGCCAGACGCTATCCGCAAGTGACCTTTTGCGTCGCCTCCAGCCATCGTCTGCCTTTTGCCGATGCGTCAATGGACGCCATCATCAGGATCTACGCGCCCTGCAAGGCGCAAGAACTGGCTCGTGTGGTGAAACCGGGAGGATGGGTGATCACGGCGACGCCGGGGCCGCGTCATTTGATGGAGCTGAAGGGCTTGATCTATGACGACGTGCGCCTGCATGCGCCACATGCCGAGCAACTGGACGGTTTTGAACTGAAACAGAGCATTGCGCTGGGGTATCAGATGCAGCTCAATGGCAGCGAGGCTGTCGCATTACTGCAAATGACGCCGTTTGCCTGGCGAGCAAAACCGGAAGTGTGGGAAGCGCTGGCGGGGGAAAAGACCTTTAACTGCCAGACAGACTTTAGCATTCATATCTGGCAGCGTATCAATTAA
- the mntP gene encoding manganese efflux pump MntP codes for MNITATVLLAFGMSMDAFAASIGKGATLHKPKFSEALRTGLIFGAVETLTPLIGWGMGMLASKFVLEWNHWIAFILLIFLGGRMIIEGFRDNGDEDEEPQRRHGFWLLVTTAIATSLDAMAVGVGLAFLQVNIIATALAIGCATLIMSTLGMMIGRFIGPMLGKRAEILGGVVLIGIGAQILWAHFHG; via the coding sequence ATGAATATCACCGCTACTGTTCTCCTCGCGTTCGGCATGTCGATGGATGCTTTCGCTGCATCAATTGGCAAAGGTGCCACCCTGCATAAACCCAAATTCTCTGAAGCGCTACGCACTGGCCTTATTTTTGGCGCAGTCGAAACCCTGACGCCGTTAATTGGCTGGGGAATGGGCATGCTGGCAAGTAAATTCGTCCTCGAGTGGAACCACTGGATTGCCTTCATCCTGCTGATATTTTTAGGCGGACGAATGATCATCGAAGGTTTCCGCGACAATGGCGATGAAGATGAAGAGCCACAGCGTCGCCACGGTTTTTGGTTACTGGTCACTACCGCTATCGCCACCAGCCTTGACGCGATGGCCGTCGGTGTAGGCCTGGCATTCTTGCAGGTAAACATCATCGCCACTGCGCTGGCCATCGGCTGCGCTACGCTGATCATGTCCACACTCGGTATGATGATTGGTCGTTTTATTGGCCCGATGCTAGGCAAACGGGCCGAAATCCTGGGCGGGGTGGTTCTGATCGGAATTGGCGCCCAGATCCTCTGGGCTCACTTCCACGGTTAA
- a CDS encoding DUF986 family protein has protein sequence MTITDLVLVLFILSLLAFAIYDQFIMPRRNGPTLLTVLLLPRSRVDSVIFIGLIVILIYNNITSHGAQFTTWLLCALVLMGLYLFWIRTPKIIFKQKGFFFANVWVEYNRIKEMNLSEDGVLVMQLEQRRLLIRVRNIDDLEKIYKLLISNQ, from the coding sequence ATGACTATCACGGACCTGGTGCTGGTTCTTTTTATCTTATCGCTACTGGCGTTCGCCATTTACGATCAGTTCATCATGCCCCGCCGTAATGGCCCTACTCTGCTTACTGTTCTCCTGCTGCCGCGCAGCCGTGTTGATAGCGTTATCTTCATTGGGTTGATCGTCATTCTTATCTACAACAATATCACCAGCCACGGGGCGCAATTTACCACATGGTTATTATGTGCACTGGTATTGATGGGGTTGTATCTGTTCTGGATCCGTACACCCAAAATCATCTTTAAACAAAAAGGTTTTTTCTTCGCCAATGTTTGGGTTGAATATAACCGGATTAAAGAGATGAATTTATCGGAAGATGGCGTGCTGGTTATGCAATTAGAACAGCGGCGATTGCTCATCCGCGTACGAAATATAGACGACCTTGAGAAGATATATAAATTACTAATCTCAAATCAATAA
- a CDS encoding PTS mannose transporter subunit IID, with the protein MVDMTKTTTEKKLTQSDIRGVFIRSNLFQGSWNFERMQALGFCFSMVPAIRRLYPENNDARKQAIKRHLEFFNTHPYVAAPVLGVTLAMEEQRANGAEIDDGAINGIKVGLMGPLAGVGDPIFWGTVRPVFAALGAGIAMSGSLLGPLLFFILFNMVRLATRYYGVAYGYRKGVDIVKDMGGGFLQKLTEGASILGLFVMGALVNKWTHVNIPLVVSTITGQDGQTRVTTVQTILDQLMPGLVPLLLTFACMWLLRKKVNPLWIIVGFFVIGIAGYAVGLLGL; encoded by the coding sequence ATGGTTGATATGACTAAAACTACCACCGAGAAAAAACTCACTCAGAGTGACATTCGTGGCGTGTTCATTCGTTCTAACCTGTTTCAGGGTTCATGGAACTTCGAACGTATGCAGGCGCTGGGTTTTTGTTTCTCCATGGTACCGGCTATCCGCCGCTTGTACCCGGAAAACAACGACGCACGTAAACAAGCGATTAAACGTCACCTGGAATTCTTTAACACCCATCCGTACGTCGCAGCGCCTGTACTGGGCGTAACGCTGGCGATGGAAGAACAGCGTGCTAACGGCGCAGAGATTGACGATGGTGCTATCAACGGTATCAAAGTTGGTCTGATGGGTCCGCTGGCAGGCGTGGGCGACCCGATTTTCTGGGGTACTGTACGTCCGGTATTCGCCGCACTCGGCGCAGGTATCGCGATGAGCGGCAGCCTGCTTGGACCACTGCTGTTCTTTATCCTGTTCAACATGGTTCGTCTGGCGACCCGTTACTACGGTGTGGCATACGGTTACCGTAAAGGTGTCGATATCGTTAAAGATATGGGCGGCGGCTTCCTGCAAAAACTGACTGAGGGGGCGTCAATCCTCGGCCTGTTTGTCATGGGGGCATTGGTTAACAAGTGGACGCACGTCAACATCCCGCTGGTAGTTTCTACTATCACGGGTCAGGATGGCCAGACACGTGTTACCACCGTACAGACTATCCTTGATCAGCTGATGCCTGGCCTGGTACCGCTGTTGCTGACCTTCGCCTGTATGTGGCTGCTGCGTAAGAAAGTGAACCCACTGTGGATCATCGTTGGCTTCTTCGTCATCGGTATCGCGGGTTACGCTGTCGGTCTGCTCGGCCTGTAA
- the manY gene encoding PTS mannose transporter subunit IIC produces MEITTLQIVLVFIVACIAGMESVLDEFQFHRPLVACTLIGAVLGDMKTGIIIGGTLEMIALGWMNIGAAVAPDAALASIISTVLVIAGHQSIGAGIALAIPLAAAGQVLTIIVRTITVAFQHAADKAAENGNLTALSWIHVSSLFLQAMRIAIPAVIVAISVGTSEVQSMLNAIPEVVTGGLNIAGGMIVVVGYAMVINMMRAGYLMPFFYLGFVTAAFTNFNLVALGVIGAVMAILYIQLSPKYNRVAGAPVQAAGNNDLDNELD; encoded by the coding sequence ATGGAGATTACCACTCTTCAGATTGTGCTGGTGTTCATCGTCGCATGTATCGCGGGTATGGAGTCGGTACTCGATGAATTTCAGTTCCACCGTCCGTTGGTGGCCTGTACGCTGATTGGTGCCGTTCTCGGGGATATGAAAACCGGTATTATCATCGGTGGTACCCTGGAAATGATCGCCCTGGGCTGGATGAACATCGGTGCCGCCGTTGCACCCGATGCCGCACTGGCCTCTATTATTTCTACCGTTCTGGTTATCGCGGGTCACCAAAGCATTGGTGCCGGTATCGCGCTGGCAATCCCGCTGGCCGCAGCAGGCCAGGTTCTGACCATCATCGTTCGTACCATCACCGTCGCCTTCCAGCACGCAGCGGATAAGGCAGCCGAAAACGGCAACCTGACAGCGCTCTCCTGGATCCACGTGTCCTCGCTGTTCCTGCAGGCTATGCGTATCGCTATCCCGGCGGTTATCGTAGCGATTTCTGTCGGTACCAGTGAAGTACAGAGCATGCTGAACGCCATCCCTGAAGTCGTGACCGGCGGTCTGAACATTGCGGGTGGTATGATTGTCGTCGTCGGTTATGCGATGGTCATCAACATGATGCGCGCAGGCTACCTGATGCCATTCTTCTACCTCGGCTTTGTCACCGCGGCATTCACTAACTTCAACCTGGTTGCTCTGGGTGTGATTGGTGCAGTCATGGCCATCCTCTACATTCAGCTGAGCCCGAAATATAACCGCGTAGCCGGTGCGCCAGTACAGGCGGCGGGTAACAACGATCTTGATAACGAACTGGACTAG
- the manX gene encoding PTS mannose transporter subunit IIAB: MTIAIVIGTHGWAAEQLLKTAEMLLGEQENVGWIDFVPGENAETLIEKYNAQLAKLDTSKGVLFLVDTWGGSPFNAASRIVVDKEHYEVIAGVNIPMLVETFMARDDNPSFDELVALAVETGSEGVKALKAKPVEKAAPAAVAAAPKAAAPTKPMGPNDYMQIGLARIDDRLIHGQVATRWTKETNVTRIIVVSDEVAADTVRKTLLTQVAPPGVTAHVVDVAKMIRVYNNPKYAGERVMLLFTNPTDVERIVEGGVKITSVNIGGMAFRQGKTQVNNAISVDEKDIEAFKKLNERGIELEARKVSTDQKLKMMDLIAKAAK, translated from the coding sequence GTGACCATTGCTATTGTTATAGGCACACATGGTTGGGCTGCAGAGCAGTTACTTAAAACAGCAGAGATGTTGTTAGGCGAGCAGGAAAATGTCGGCTGGATCGATTTCGTTCCAGGCGAAAATGCCGAAACGCTGATTGAAAAGTACAACGCTCAGTTGGCAAAACTCGACACCAGTAAAGGCGTGCTGTTTCTCGTTGACACATGGGGAGGCAGTCCATTCAACGCTGCGAGCCGCATTGTCGTCGATAAAGAGCATTACGAAGTGATCGCGGGCGTGAACATTCCGATGCTGGTCGAAACGTTCATGGCACGTGATGACAATCCAAGCTTCGACGAATTAGTTGCGTTGGCCGTGGAAACCGGAAGCGAAGGCGTAAAAGCGCTGAAAGCCAAACCGGTCGAAAAAGCCGCGCCGGCTGCAGTAGCAGCAGCACCCAAAGCCGCCGCACCGACTAAACCGATGGGCCCGAACGATTATATGCAGATCGGCCTCGCGCGTATTGATGACCGCTTAATCCACGGTCAGGTTGCAACGCGCTGGACCAAAGAAACAAACGTTACCCGCATTATTGTTGTCAGTGATGAAGTGGCTGCCGATACCGTACGTAAAACGCTGCTGACTCAGGTCGCCCCTCCGGGTGTGACAGCGCACGTGGTTGATGTCGCGAAAATGATCCGCGTCTACAACAACCCGAAATACGCAGGCGAACGTGTGATGCTGCTGTTCACCAATCCAACCGATGTTGAACGTATCGTCGAAGGTGGCGTGAAGATTACCTCCGTAAACATTGGCGGCATGGCTTTCCGTCAGGGGAAAACGCAGGTTAACAACGCAATTTCTGTCGATGAGAAAGACATCGAAGCCTTCAAGAAACTCAACGAGCGCGGCATCGAGCTTGAGGCCCGTAAGGTTTCTACCGATCAGAAACTGAAAATGATGGATTTGATTGCCAAAGCGGCGAAATAG
- a CDS encoding protein YoaL gives MDRHRRHFTFRPLRACLFGTFCHKIYLHIASTPDVFRTQTDHSLSRSLSWNS, from the coding sequence ATGGATCGTCACCGACGTCATTTCACCTTTAGGCCTCTCCGCGCCTGTCTGTTTGGCACTTTTTGCCACAAAATTTATCTGCATATTGCTTCAACGCCTGACGTATTCAGGACGCAAACTGATCATTCCTTAAGCAGGAGCTTGTCATGGAACTCTTAA
- the yoaE gene encoding CNNM family cation transport protein YoaE — protein MELLMDPSIWVGLLTLVVLEIVLGIDNLVFIAILADKLPPKQRDKARLIGLSLALVMRLGLLSVISWMVTLTKPLFTVMDYAFSGRDLIMLLGGIFLLFKATTELHERLENREHDTGQSKGYASFWVVVTQIVILDAVFSLDAVITAVGMVNHLPVMMAAVVIAMAVMLLASKPLTRFVNQHPTVVVLCLSFLLMIGLSLVAEGFGFHIPKGYLYAAIGFSIIIELFNQIARRNFIRHQSTLPLRARTADAILRLMGGKRQAGVQMESDNPVPVPVPEGAFVEEERYMINGVLSLASRSLRGIMTPRGEISWVDADLSVDEIREQLLSSPHSLFPVCRGELDEIIGIVRAKELLVALEDGVDVAAIASASPAIVVPETLDPINLLGVLRRARGSFVIVTNEFGVVQGLVTPLDVLEAIAGEFPDADETPEIIADAGGWLVKGGTDLHALQQALDVDTLVDEDEDIATVAGLVIAANGHIPRVGDVIEVAPLSITIVEANDYRVDLVRIVKEHIAHDEDE, from the coding sequence ATGGAACTCTTAATGGACCCGTCGATTTGGGTGGGTTTGCTCACGCTTGTTGTTCTCGAAATCGTTCTGGGTATTGATAACCTGGTCTTTATTGCGATTCTGGCCGATAAGCTGCCGCCAAAACAGCGAGATAAAGCGCGTCTTATCGGTTTGTCGTTAGCGCTGGTTATGCGCTTAGGCTTGTTGTCCGTGATTTCATGGATGGTGACGCTGACCAAACCGTTGTTCACCGTGATGGACTACGCGTTCTCGGGGCGTGACCTGATTATGCTGCTGGGGGGGATATTCCTCTTGTTCAAGGCCACCACTGAGTTGCATGAGCGGCTGGAAAACCGAGAGCATGATACCGGGCAGTCAAAAGGCTATGCGAGTTTTTGGGTCGTCGTGACGCAGATTGTTATCCTGGATGCGGTCTTCTCCCTGGATGCGGTGATTACCGCGGTCGGTATGGTTAACCACCTGCCGGTTATGATGGCGGCGGTCGTGATTGCGATGGCGGTGATGCTGCTGGCGTCCAAGCCACTGACGCGATTTGTGAATCAGCATCCGACGGTTGTGGTGTTGTGTCTGAGCTTCTTGCTGATGATTGGTTTAAGCCTTGTCGCAGAAGGGTTTGGCTTCCATATTCCGAAAGGTTATCTGTACGCGGCCATTGGCTTCTCGATTATTATCGAGCTGTTTAACCAGATTGCCCGTCGTAACTTTATTCGCCATCAGTCAACGCTGCCGCTGCGCGCGCGCACCGCAGACGCCATTCTTCGCCTGATGGGCGGTAAACGTCAGGCGGGTGTGCAGATGGAATCGGATAACCCGGTGCCAGTTCCGGTGCCTGAAGGGGCGTTTGTCGAAGAAGAACGCTATATGATCAACGGCGTGCTGTCCCTGGCGTCACGTTCATTACGCGGCATTATGACGCCCCGTGGTGAAATTAGCTGGGTAGATGCTGATCTGAGCGTGGATGAAATTCGTGAACAGTTGCTCTCTTCTCCGCATAGCCTGTTCCCGGTGTGTCGTGGCGAGCTTGACGAAATAATCGGTATCGTCCGGGCAAAAGAGTTGTTAGTGGCGCTTGAAGACGGTGTGGATGTGGCGGCGATTGCTTCTGCGTCACCGGCTATCGTGGTACCGGAAACGCTGGACCCGATTAATCTGTTAGGTGTCTTACGTCGCGCCCGCGGTAGCTTTGTTATCGTCACCAATGAGTTTGGTGTGGTGCAAGGTCTGGTTACGCCGCTGGACGTACTGGAAGCCATCGCTGGCGAGTTCCCGGATGCGGATGAAACGCCGGAGATTATTGCTGATGCAGGCGGCTGGCTGGTGAAAGGCGGGACCGATCTGCACGCGTTACAGCAAGCGCTGGACGTTGATACGCTGGTGGATGAAGACGAAGACATCGCCACCGTGGCCGGGTTAGTCATAGCGGCTAACGGTCATATTCCACGTGTAGGTGATGTTATTGAGGTCGCGCCGTTGAGCATTACGATTGTCGAAGCCAATGACTATCGTGTGGATTTAGTTCGCATTGTTAAAGAACATATTGCTCACGACGAAGACGAGTAA
- a CDS encoding EAL domain-containing protein: protein MQTAQRIIKNYRRNRLIVCTICALLTLILTLSARFISERNLNHHSTVTFANHAVEALDDVLLPLQAGRDILLPLIGLPCSVARLPLSKHAARLQTVRSINLIQGGILYCSSIFGYRNIPIRQLQPELPSREPRLLLSTDHALIKGSPILTQWYPSSSSGDDGVVEIINIDLLSSMLLEPQPPQITNASLTVGNQHLLYGQGVVDTLPELNNEKRYQLSSQHFPFTISVTGPGASELAFKHLPTQLPLAVMLSLLVGYLAWLATANRMSFSWEINLALAQREFELFCQPLLNAQTQQCMGVEILLRWNNPRQGWISPDVFIPIAEEHNLIVPLTRHVIAETIQQRHVFPMNSQFHIGINVAASHFRHGTLLKDLNQYWFSQHPIQQLVIELTERDALLDVDYRIVRELNRLGAKLAIDDFGTGNSSLSWLEKLRPDVLKIDKSFTSAIGTDAVNSTVIDIIIALGKKLNIELVAEGVETQAQAQHLRRHGVHILQGFLYAKPMPLRDFPKWLAGSTPPPARHNGRHIMPAVPLR, encoded by the coding sequence ATGCAAACAGCACAACGGATCATCAAAAACTATCGCCGTAATCGCTTAATCGTCTGCACGATTTGTGCACTTCTTACACTCATCCTTACATTGTCTGCACGATTTATTTCGGAGCGTAATTTAAATCACCATTCCACGGTCACTTTTGCGAATCATGCCGTAGAAGCACTGGACGACGTGCTCCTTCCGTTGCAGGCCGGACGCGATATTCTGTTGCCGTTGATTGGTTTACCCTGTTCCGTTGCGCGCTTACCCCTGAGCAAACACGCTGCCAGACTGCAGACGGTACGCTCCATCAACCTGATTCAGGGGGGGATTCTTTATTGTTCAAGCATTTTTGGTTATCGCAATATCCCAATACGCCAGCTTCAGCCTGAACTGCCCAGCCGGGAGCCACGACTGCTGCTTTCCACTGACCACGCACTGATCAAAGGCAGTCCTATACTGACGCAGTGGTATCCCTCTTCTTCCAGTGGTGACGATGGCGTGGTGGAAATTATCAATATCGATTTATTATCCAGCATGCTGCTTGAGCCTCAGCCGCCGCAAATCACCAATGCAAGTCTGACCGTTGGCAACCAGCACCTGCTCTATGGGCAAGGCGTTGTGGATACCTTACCCGAGCTCAATAATGAAAAACGCTACCAGCTCTCATCACAGCATTTTCCCTTCACCATCAGCGTCACCGGACCGGGGGCCAGTGAACTGGCGTTTAAGCACTTACCGACGCAATTGCCGCTGGCGGTCATGCTCAGCTTGTTAGTGGGATACCTTGCCTGGCTTGCGACAGCCAACAGAATGAGCTTTTCCTGGGAAATTAACCTGGCGCTTGCCCAACGTGAATTTGAGCTATTTTGTCAGCCCCTGCTCAATGCCCAGACTCAGCAATGCATGGGGGTGGAAATCCTGTTGCGTTGGAATAACCCGCGCCAGGGGTGGATTTCACCGGACGTGTTTATCCCTATTGCGGAAGAGCACAACCTGATTGTCCCCCTCACCCGTCATGTCATCGCAGAAACCATTCAGCAACGCCACGTCTTCCCGATGAACAGCCAGTTTCACATCGGTATTAATGTCGCCGCCAGCCATTTTCGCCACGGCACGCTGTTAAAAGATCTCAATCAGTACTGGTTCAGTCAGCATCCCATTCAACAACTGGTGATCGAGCTGACCGAACGCGATGCCTTACTGGATGTGGATTATCGGATTGTGCGTGAATTGAACCGCCTTGGCGCTAAGCTGGCGATTGATGACTTTGGTACCGGCAACAGTTCACTTTCGTGGCTGGAGAAGTTGCGCCCGGATGTGCTGAAGATAGATAAATCATTTACTTCAGCGATCGGCACTGACGCCGTGAACTCAACCGTTATCGACATCATTATTGCGCTGGGTAAAAAACTGAATATCGAACTGGTGGCGGAAGGTGTTGAAACGCAGGCGCAGGCGCAGCATTTGCGGCGACATGGCGTACATATATTGCAGGGTTTTCTCTACGCTAAGCCAATGCCGCTTCGCGACTTCCCAAAATGGTTGGCGGGCAGTACACCACCGCCCGCCCGGCACAACGGGAGGCATATCATGCCCGCTGTACCGCTGCGTTAA